A genomic region of Candidatus Neomarinimicrobiota bacterium contains the following coding sequences:
- a CDS encoding chemotaxis protein CheC, which translates to MLKEICSIATGNAANSLSTMSERRVDISLPNVMVESLDKVADIFGKREKDVSAVSFSVSGEISGSMALVFSYSQSVKIANILTKRNTSQDKNLDEMGQSALMELGNIVAGSYVRVLADGLKMRITYSIPGFDHDMIGVILDEIVVRLPTEVESAIVMESEFIIKEETFLGQLIFILEPSSLNSVVKALGSRDEQGQSRE; encoded by the coding sequence GTGTTAAAAGAGATTTGCTCAATAGCTACCGGCAATGCGGCCAATAGTCTGTCAACGATGAGCGAAAGAAGAGTGGATATCTCACTACCTAATGTTATGGTTGAGTCTTTAGATAAAGTTGCTGACATCTTTGGGAAAAGGGAGAAGGACGTATCTGCGGTCTCCTTCTCGGTATCAGGCGAAATATCGGGAAGTATGGCTTTGGTCTTTTCCTATTCTCAATCTGTGAAGATTGCCAATATTCTTACAAAAAGGAATACATCTCAGGATAAGAACCTGGATGAGATGGGACAGTCAGCTCTAATGGAGTTGGGAAATATTGTAGCCGGGTCTTATGTGCGGGTACTGGCTGATGGACTGAAAATGAGGATCACATATTCAATCCCCGGATTTGACCACGATATGATCGGGGTTATTCTTGATGAAATCGTAGTTCGCTTACCTACAGAGGTGGAGTCTGCAATCGTCATGGAAAGTGAATTTATCATAAAAGAGGAGACATTTCTCGGGCAATTAATATTTATCCTAGAACCGAGTTCTTTGAACTCAGTAGTCAAGGCATTGGGATCACGGGATGAGCAAGGCCAGAGCAGGGAATGA